From a single Parambassis ranga chromosome 2, fParRan2.1, whole genome shotgun sequence genomic region:
- the LOC114431672 gene encoding uncharacterized protein LOC114431672 translates to MRKKILKAPCLLLSLLTSLNLCSGKFGAPITDDVNKLSILKQNIPSDYEIPVSYIPKEVAGTCWVVLNIYPLEQSLRKLANMFGAISSNKENIIVFIAMLKSLRFTFDHEELETAMQVFQCHYQEGSLLSGLYFDYIKDILQAAAQGTSGFSCKPPPCLNSQHTPGGQEANRRYSWSKRTPLLLVLIPFTACVVLILWLVKSGRRLPVCNTENNQMAPSDLIPTVSVSIPLQTLTHAADTPAGEAIGEHESG, encoded by the exons ATGAGGAAGAAA ATCTTGAAAGCACCTTGTCTCCTCTTGAGTCTCTTAACAAGTCTGAATCTTTGCTCTGGAAAATTTGGAGCACCAATAACTGATGATGTGAACAAGCTGTCGATACTG AAGCAGAATATCCCCTCTGATTATGAGATTCCTGTTAGTTACATTCCTAAAGAAGTG gctGGCACGTGCTGGGTGGTGTTAAATATCTATCCTTTGGAGCAAAGTCTTCGGAAGCTTGCCAACATGTTTGGTGCCATCTCCTCCAACAAAGAGAACATAATCGTCTTCATCGCAATGCTGAAGAGTTTACGCTTCACCTTTGACCATGAGGAGCTG GAAACAGCGATGCAAGTCTTCCAGTGTCACTATCAGGAAGGAAGCTTACTGTCCGGTCTTTACTTTGACTACATTAAAGACATCTTACAGGCTGCGGCTCAAGGGACATCCGGCTTCTCCTGCAAGCCTCCACCATGCCTTAATTCTCAACACACACCAG GGGGTCAGGAAGCTAATCGCAGATACAGCTGGTCAAAGAGGACTCCCTTACTTTTGGTTCTTATCCCCTTCACGGCTTGTGTTGTTCTCATACTTTGGCTG gtcaaATCTGGAAGGCGATTACCAGTGTGCAACACAGAAAATAACCAAATGGCTCCTTCTGACCTGATCCCAactgtgtctgtctccatcCCACTTCAAACACTCACCCACGCCGCTGACACTCCAGCGGGGGAGGCGATTGGCGAACATGAAAGTGGATGA
- the LOC114432706 gene encoding zinc finger protein 135 isoform X1, whose translation MDRRFDTIGVKGGLPLASLCLMASPLQLTYSYIWQVIRQKNVKQYGKVDEFVTMVTQTVPELLSFKQTAQLILGIRARIILDLLHKDGPPDAKAIQTLINKLKVSTSSGKDAEVEKSQTNFMVLVQNLLKNPAERKHFFQEVFPGQYGQKFDTALQALIAGLVCKLEQLLPVPNLSQLGAMISSSPAVLEACGVLIPDPGDLKTLLLHQQAKGLLGVKATVSSSVGDCVLSSLAYRPKPVDPPPATEASKQPEANEMSQASLSDTEDLGMISDDSDTPITPRPQLWKRSMHKIPDRRAAKERSIATVQGENLEQEKSSVQEPLTPTAQSTEEGGEMPPEKPEQQRTTLKAIPFRVVQMPIKTPSTPQNVGGKDGQKPHTQRVTLHQWVSQIATNSLSLPALPPLPPARLTFDDDLKPSIRRKKQIRPLSHRFTCSVCNKSFAYQSKLMDHERIHTGEKPFICTACNKSFRTQAFLNNHLKTHSTARPYACGQCGKCFTKLQSLTKHMLAHSGQKPFYCNICNKGFTQSTYFKRHMECHTSQMTFPCKHCNKSFPTAFKLSNHERWHIRDRPHMCERCGKRFLVPSLLKRHMGYHIGDRQYLCSQCGKTFVYLSDLKRHQQDHVPKAKIPCPVCQKKFSSKYCLRVHLRIHTRERPYRCTICDKTFTQVGNLKVHIRLHTNERPFSCDVCGKTYKLASHLNVHKRTHTCKKPWTCDTCGKGFSVPGLLKKHEQLHTREANPDFTGKRRHRGKHKKHSLKRKYNEEEEGSDDY comes from the exons ATGGACAGACGCTTTGATACTATAG GTGTCAAAGGCGGCCTCCCCTTGGCCTCACTTTGTTTAATGGCTTCACCTTTACAGCTGACATATTCATACATATGGCAGGTCATACGGCAGAAAAACGTGAAGCAATATGGAAAGGTGGATGAGTTTGTGACCATGGTGACACAGACTGTCCCTGAGCTCCTGAGCTTCAAGCAGACTGCCCAACTAATCTTGGGGATAAGAGCAAGG ATCATTTTGGATTTGCTTCACAAAGATGGTCCACCAGATGCCAAGGCTATTCAAACTCTTATAAATAAATTGAAAGTCTCCACATCTTCAGGG AAGGACGCAGAAGTGGAGAAATCTCAAACAAATTTCATGGTGCTTGTCCAGAATCTTCTTAAAAACCCAGCTGAGAGGAAGCATTTCTTCCAG gaaGTGTTTCCTGGTCAGTACGGCCAAAAGTTTGACACAGCACTGCAGGCTCTTATTGCAGGTCTGGTATGCAAACTGGAGCAGCTTCTTCCAGTTCCTAATTTGTCCCAG CTTGGTGCTATGATCTCATCTTCACCTGCTGTGTTGGAGGCATGTGGAGTCCTTATCCCTGACCCAGGGGACCTTAAGACTCTCCTTCTACATCAGCAGGCTAAAGGACTTCTTGGTGTTAAAG CAACCGTCTCGTCTTCAGTGGGCGACTGTGTGCTCTCTTCTCTCGCCTACCGTCCTAAACCTGTAGATCCACCACCTGCTACAGAAGCATCAAAGCAACCTGAGGCCAATGAAATGAGCCAGGCATCACTCAGTGATACTGAAGACCTGGGCATGATATCAGACGACTCTGACACCCCAATAACCCCTAGACCTCAGCTGTGGAAGCGAAGCATGCATAAAATACCTGATCGTCGTGCAGCAAAAGAAAGGAGCATCGCAACAGTTCAGGGAGAGAATCTGGAACAGGAAAAGAGTTCAGTGCAGGAGCCGTTAACACCAACTGCGCAAAGCACAGAAGAGGGTGGAGAAATGCCACCAGAGAAACCAGAACAACAACGCACGACCTTGAAAGCAATCCCTTTCAGGGTGGTTCAAATGCCAATCAAAACTCCCTCCACCCCACAGAATGTCGGTGGCAAAGATGGCCAGAAGCCCCACACTCAGCGAGTCACACTACATCAGTGGGTGTCACAGATTGCCACTAACTCGCTGTCACTTCCAGCcttgcctcctcttcctccagccaGGCTGACCTTTGATGATGATTTGAAGCCAAGcataagaagaaaaaagcaaaTCAGGCCTCTGTCTCACCGATTCACTTGCAGTGTGTGCAATAAGAGCTTCGCCTATCAGTCCAAGTTGATGGACCACGAGCGcattcacacaggagagaaaccCTTCATCTGCACCGCATGCAACAAAAGCTTCCGAACGCAGGCATTCCTCAACAACCACCTGAAAACGCACAGCACTGCACGTCCTTATGCCTGTGGCCAATGTGGCAAGTGTTTTACAAAGCTGCAGAGCTTGACAAAGCACATGCTCGCCCACAGTGGCCAAAAGCCCTTCTACTGTAACATCTGCAACAAGGGCTTCACGCAGTCCACCTACTTCAAACGACACATGGAGTGTCACACTAGTCAGATGACGTTTCCCTGTAAGCACTGCAACAAGAGCTTTCCAACAGCATTCAAGCTGTCCAATCACGAGCGCTGGCACATTAGAGATCGCCCTCACATGTGCGAGCGCTGTGGGAAGAGGTTCCTTGTGCCCAGCTTGCTGAAGAGACACATGGGCTACCACATCGGCGACCGCCAGTATCTGTGCTCCCAATGTGGGAAGACCTTTGTTTATTTGTCTGACCTGAAGAGGCACCAGCAAGACCATGTGCCCAAAGCCAAGATCCCCTGCCCTGTCTGCCAGAAGAAGTTCTCAAGTAAGTACTGCCTGAGGGTTCATCTGAGAATCCACACCCGAGAGAGGCCCTACCGGTGCACCATCTGCGACAAGACTTTCACTCAAGTCGGGAATCTTAAGGTCCACATCAGGCTACACACCAACGAGCGTCccttcagctgtgatgtgtgcGGCAAGACTTACAAGTTGGCATCCCATCTCAATGTccacaaaagaacacacacgtgcaagaaaccTTGGACGTGTGATACATGCGGGAAGGGATTCTCCGTCCCAGGCCTCCTGAAGAAACACGAGCAGTTACACACAAGGGAAGCCAACCCCGACTTCACTGGTAAACGGAGGCACAGGGGAAAGCACAAGAAGCACTCCCTCAAGAGGAAGTataatgaagaagaggagggcagTGATGACTATTAA
- the LOC114432706 gene encoding zinc finger protein 135 isoform X2 encodes MDRRFDTIGVKGGLPLASLCLMASPLQLTYSYIWQVIRQKNVKQYGKVDEFVTMVTQTVPELLSFKQTAQLILGIRARIILDLLHKDGPPDAKAIQTLINKLKVSTSSGDAEVEKSQTNFMVLVQNLLKNPAERKHFFQEVFPGQYGQKFDTALQALIAGLVCKLEQLLPVPNLSQLGAMISSSPAVLEACGVLIPDPGDLKTLLLHQQAKGLLGVKATVSSSVGDCVLSSLAYRPKPVDPPPATEASKQPEANEMSQASLSDTEDLGMISDDSDTPITPRPQLWKRSMHKIPDRRAAKERSIATVQGENLEQEKSSVQEPLTPTAQSTEEGGEMPPEKPEQQRTTLKAIPFRVVQMPIKTPSTPQNVGGKDGQKPHTQRVTLHQWVSQIATNSLSLPALPPLPPARLTFDDDLKPSIRRKKQIRPLSHRFTCSVCNKSFAYQSKLMDHERIHTGEKPFICTACNKSFRTQAFLNNHLKTHSTARPYACGQCGKCFTKLQSLTKHMLAHSGQKPFYCNICNKGFTQSTYFKRHMECHTSQMTFPCKHCNKSFPTAFKLSNHERWHIRDRPHMCERCGKRFLVPSLLKRHMGYHIGDRQYLCSQCGKTFVYLSDLKRHQQDHVPKAKIPCPVCQKKFSSKYCLRVHLRIHTRERPYRCTICDKTFTQVGNLKVHIRLHTNERPFSCDVCGKTYKLASHLNVHKRTHTCKKPWTCDTCGKGFSVPGLLKKHEQLHTREANPDFTGKRRHRGKHKKHSLKRKYNEEEEGSDDY; translated from the exons ATGGACAGACGCTTTGATACTATAG GTGTCAAAGGCGGCCTCCCCTTGGCCTCACTTTGTTTAATGGCTTCACCTTTACAGCTGACATATTCATACATATGGCAGGTCATACGGCAGAAAAACGTGAAGCAATATGGAAAGGTGGATGAGTTTGTGACCATGGTGACACAGACTGTCCCTGAGCTCCTGAGCTTCAAGCAGACTGCCCAACTAATCTTGGGGATAAGAGCAAGG ATCATTTTGGATTTGCTTCACAAAGATGGTCCACCAGATGCCAAGGCTATTCAAACTCTTATAAATAAATTGAAAGTCTCCACATCTTCAGGG GACGCAGAAGTGGAGAAATCTCAAACAAATTTCATGGTGCTTGTCCAGAATCTTCTTAAAAACCCAGCTGAGAGGAAGCATTTCTTCCAG gaaGTGTTTCCTGGTCAGTACGGCCAAAAGTTTGACACAGCACTGCAGGCTCTTATTGCAGGTCTGGTATGCAAACTGGAGCAGCTTCTTCCAGTTCCTAATTTGTCCCAG CTTGGTGCTATGATCTCATCTTCACCTGCTGTGTTGGAGGCATGTGGAGTCCTTATCCCTGACCCAGGGGACCTTAAGACTCTCCTTCTACATCAGCAGGCTAAAGGACTTCTTGGTGTTAAAG CAACCGTCTCGTCTTCAGTGGGCGACTGTGTGCTCTCTTCTCTCGCCTACCGTCCTAAACCTGTAGATCCACCACCTGCTACAGAAGCATCAAAGCAACCTGAGGCCAATGAAATGAGCCAGGCATCACTCAGTGATACTGAAGACCTGGGCATGATATCAGACGACTCTGACACCCCAATAACCCCTAGACCTCAGCTGTGGAAGCGAAGCATGCATAAAATACCTGATCGTCGTGCAGCAAAAGAAAGGAGCATCGCAACAGTTCAGGGAGAGAATCTGGAACAGGAAAAGAGTTCAGTGCAGGAGCCGTTAACACCAACTGCGCAAAGCACAGAAGAGGGTGGAGAAATGCCACCAGAGAAACCAGAACAACAACGCACGACCTTGAAAGCAATCCCTTTCAGGGTGGTTCAAATGCCAATCAAAACTCCCTCCACCCCACAGAATGTCGGTGGCAAAGATGGCCAGAAGCCCCACACTCAGCGAGTCACACTACATCAGTGGGTGTCACAGATTGCCACTAACTCGCTGTCACTTCCAGCcttgcctcctcttcctccagccaGGCTGACCTTTGATGATGATTTGAAGCCAAGcataagaagaaaaaagcaaaTCAGGCCTCTGTCTCACCGATTCACTTGCAGTGTGTGCAATAAGAGCTTCGCCTATCAGTCCAAGTTGATGGACCACGAGCGcattcacacaggagagaaaccCTTCATCTGCACCGCATGCAACAAAAGCTTCCGAACGCAGGCATTCCTCAACAACCACCTGAAAACGCACAGCACTGCACGTCCTTATGCCTGTGGCCAATGTGGCAAGTGTTTTACAAAGCTGCAGAGCTTGACAAAGCACATGCTCGCCCACAGTGGCCAAAAGCCCTTCTACTGTAACATCTGCAACAAGGGCTTCACGCAGTCCACCTACTTCAAACGACACATGGAGTGTCACACTAGTCAGATGACGTTTCCCTGTAAGCACTGCAACAAGAGCTTTCCAACAGCATTCAAGCTGTCCAATCACGAGCGCTGGCACATTAGAGATCGCCCTCACATGTGCGAGCGCTGTGGGAAGAGGTTCCTTGTGCCCAGCTTGCTGAAGAGACACATGGGCTACCACATCGGCGACCGCCAGTATCTGTGCTCCCAATGTGGGAAGACCTTTGTTTATTTGTCTGACCTGAAGAGGCACCAGCAAGACCATGTGCCCAAAGCCAAGATCCCCTGCCCTGTCTGCCAGAAGAAGTTCTCAAGTAAGTACTGCCTGAGGGTTCATCTGAGAATCCACACCCGAGAGAGGCCCTACCGGTGCACCATCTGCGACAAGACTTTCACTCAAGTCGGGAATCTTAAGGTCCACATCAGGCTACACACCAACGAGCGTCccttcagctgtgatgtgtgcGGCAAGACTTACAAGTTGGCATCCCATCTCAATGTccacaaaagaacacacacgtgcaagaaaccTTGGACGTGTGATACATGCGGGAAGGGATTCTCCGTCCCAGGCCTCCTGAAGAAACACGAGCAGTTACACACAAGGGAAGCCAACCCCGACTTCACTGGTAAACGGAGGCACAGGGGAAAGCACAAGAAGCACTCCCTCAAGAGGAAGTataatgaagaagaggagggcagTGATGACTATTAA